The sequence GGGATTTTAGGATTACCCATTGGGTGCGTCCGTCATCCTTCTCCTTGAGTCACACACCACACATTTAATGGCGGACGCCAGCCGCTCTGAGGGCGCCGAACATTCCAGGgtgattaaatatttcatggCCAGCTTGTACAGGCCCGCCATAGTCGCTTTGTGCGATTTCCATATTTCCAGGGGATTGCTTTCCGACGCAGCTTTGGGCAAgctaaaataaagttttagctCCATATTCTCCGATTCGTCACTGTCATTTCCAATGGACTTGTTATGGAAGCACTTAAAGTccttaaagttatttatttgttcgACATCAGAAATCTGTAAGAATTTAAGTAGTTAGCAagtgtttttcttattttagcaaaattttaaatgttataatattacaatttttatttttacgagTTAATGAGTTAttacattataaaaatttgtaattttatgaCCTACCCTTTTTTCTTGGGTAAATATATTGGTTTCAATGGTTATGTCGAGAATGGCCTCCCTTACGGAAAGCAGTgtcaaatacatttttttgaaccTAGGGTCTAAAAATGACGATTTtactaaaattttatttactgaaACGACTGGAACCTCTTTTCTGAATTCCTTCAAAGAGCCTCCCTGGCTCGATTTCCCTCGTCTGTTTCCATATGAAATTGTTTCATGTTGTTTTCCAGTAGCGAAATAAGTGGAACCACCATGCTTACGGTGACGTACTGTTTACCGCTTATCTGCTCAGTGGCTTATTTAAATGTCTGCAGGAGACT is a genomic window of Drosophila biarmipes strain raj3 unplaced genomic scaffold, RU_DBia_V1.1 ptg000013l, whole genome shotgun sequence containing:
- the LOC122818778 gene encoding uncharacterized protein LOC122818778; this encodes MLSEVEDLAFTCDAVTIPKSSRSFLTITAHFLYQESLNSICLKSTRMEQISDVEQINNFKDFKCFHNKSIGNDSDESENMELKLYFSLPKAASESNPLEIWKSHKATMAGLYKLAMKYLITLECSAPSERLASAIKCVVCDSRRRMTDAPNG